In Gallus gallus isolate bGalGal1 chromosome 6, bGalGal1.mat.broiler.GRCg7b, whole genome shotgun sequence, a single genomic region encodes these proteins:
- the LBX1 gene encoding transcription factor LBX1: protein MTSKEEAKPSSGEERRRSPLDHLPPPANSNKPLTPFSIEDILNKPSVRRSYALCGTAHLLSAAEKHPAAGLPLSGRALLSQTSPLCALEELASKTFKGLEVSVLQAAEGRDGMTIFGQRQTPKKRRKSRTAFTNHQIYELEKRFLYQKYLSPADRDQIAQQLGLTNAQVITWFQNRRAKLKRDLEEMKADVESAKKLGPNPAVDIVALAELEPSAEGRGKARPGSPPPPPATREPGAPPPPRPASPPTERPRSRRDSEEEEDEEEEDVEIDVDD, encoded by the exons ATGACTTCCAAAGAAGAAGCCAAGCCTTCCTCGGGGGAAGAACGACGGAGGAGCCCTTTGGATCACCTCCCGCCTCCGGCTAACTCCAACAAACCCCTCACCCCTTTCAGCATCGAGGACATCCTCAACAAGCCGTCGGTGCGGAGGAGTTACGCGCTGTGCGGGACGGCCCACCTGCTGTCCGCCGCCGAGAAGCACCCCGCGGCCGGGCTGCCGCTGTCGGGCCGGGCGCTGCTCTCGCAGACGTCGCCGCTGTGCGCCCTGGAGGAGCTGGCCAGCAAAACCTTCAAGGGGCTGGAAGTCAGCGTGCTGCAGGCGGCCGAAG GAAGGGACGGGATGACGATCTTCGGGCAGCGGCAGACGCCGAAGAAGCGTCGGAAGTCTCGGACGGCCttcaccaaccaccagatctACGAGCTGGAGAAGCGTTTCCTCTACCAAAAATACCTGTCGCCGGCGGACCGGGACCAGATCGCCCAGCAGCTGGGGCTCACCAACGCCCAGGTCATCACCTGGTTCCAGAACCGCCGCGCCAAGCTCAAACGCGACCTGGAGGAGATGAAGGCCGACGTGGAGTCGGCCAAGAAGCTGGGCCCCAACCCCGCCGTGGACATCGTGGCCTTGGCCGAGCTGGAGCCCAGCGCCGAGGGTCGGGGCAAAGCGCGGCCCGgttccccgccgcccccccccgccaccCGGGAGCCcggcgccccgccgccgccccgccccgcctcgccccccACGGAGCGGCCCCGCAGCCGCCGGgacagcgaggaggaggaggacgaggaggaggaggacgtgGAGATCGACGTGGATGACTGA